A region from the Triticum aestivum cultivar Chinese Spring chromosome 3D, IWGSC CS RefSeq v2.1, whole genome shotgun sequence genome encodes:
- the LOC123073578 gene encoding uncharacterized protein isoform X2, translating into MDMKIATTGNEEVDFLSDPMDRFPLPDLAGEDLVLAHGRSQAVVCEPAESNIGEAGDAVLAVENDLNSTCQGIALSAPASEQSTGKDDPQAPAWARRIRVERSALELTIRSYAEKKTETVIVPAMGGSFDTLGEAYDYYNLYSWEVGLGIRYGKKPLNVERTKCMQEIVCGCSERNSKEG; encoded by the exons ATGGATATGAAGATCGCGACTACCGGCAACGAAGAAGTAGACTTCTTGTCGGATCCAATGGACAG ATTTCCCCTGCCGGATCTGGCCGGCGAAGATCTGGTGCTCGCCCATGGCAGAAGCCAAGCTGTAGTATGCGAACCTGCTGAATCCAACATTGGCGAAGCGGGGGACGCCGTACTAGCAGTGGAAAATGACTTGAACAGCACATGTCAGGGGATTGCCCTCTCTGCGCCAGCCTCCGAGCAATCTACGGGGAAAGACGACCCTCAAGCCCCTGCCTGGGCGAGGAG AATCCGTGTTGAGAGGAGTGCGCTGGAACTAACAATACGAAGCTATGCAGAAAAGAAAACTGAAACTGTCATAGTTCCTGCTATGGGAGGCAGTTTTGATACGCTTGGGGAAGCTTATGATTACTACAATCTATATTCATGGGAGGTTGGGCTTGGTATAAGATATGGGAAGAAACCTCTAAATGTCGAAAGAACAAAATGCATGCAGGAGATAGTTTGTGGCTGCTCCGAAA GGAATTCCAAAGAAGGGTAA
- the LOC123073578 gene encoding uncharacterized protein isoform X1: MDMKIATTGNEEVDFLSDPMDRFPLPDLAGEDLVLAHGRSQAVVCEPAESNIGEAGDAVLAVENDLNSTCQGIALSAPASEQSTGKDDPQAPAWARRIRVERSALELTIRSYAEKKTETVIVPAMGGSFDTLGEAYDYYNLYSWEVGLGIRYGKKPLNVERTKCMQEIVCGCSESTRFIFTCTYLCLGGNA, from the exons ATGGATATGAAGATCGCGACTACCGGCAACGAAGAAGTAGACTTCTTGTCGGATCCAATGGACAG ATTTCCCCTGCCGGATCTGGCCGGCGAAGATCTGGTGCTCGCCCATGGCAGAAGCCAAGCTGTAGTATGCGAACCTGCTGAATCCAACATTGGCGAAGCGGGGGACGCCGTACTAGCAGTGGAAAATGACTTGAACAGCACATGTCAGGGGATTGCCCTCTCTGCGCCAGCCTCCGAGCAATCTACGGGGAAAGACGACCCTCAAGCCCCTGCCTGGGCGAGGAG AATCCGTGTTGAGAGGAGTGCGCTGGAACTAACAATACGAAGCTATGCAGAAAAGAAAACTGAAACTGTCATAGTTCCTGCTATGGGAGGCAGTTTTGATACGCTTGGGGAAGCTTATGATTACTACAATCTATATTCATGGGAGGTTGGGCTTGGTATAAGATATGGGAAGAAACCTCTAAATGTCGAAAGAACAAAATGCATGCAGGAGATAGTTTGTGGCTGCTCCGAAAGTACTCGTTTCATTTTCACTTGCACATATCTCTGCCTAGGTGGCAATGCATAA